A genomic stretch from Thalassophryne amazonica chromosome 18, fThaAma1.1, whole genome shotgun sequence includes:
- the LOC117530429 gene encoding chromobox protein homolog 2-like: MEGVTVGQVFDAECILSKRPRKGKFEYLVKWRGWSSKHNSWEPEENILDPRLLAAFHKREQERELLFQKKGKRPRGRPRKILPPAPASTKNNRSSSSSSSGLSSSASSSSSEDEDHTKKAKPSPRLHPVPQKRPQILLAKPDPSRKKKRGRKPLLPDLRALRQAKSRPTPSLPPRHHHVLKLHRDLPREDPRSSVKKPLQPASFTYTGLGRASRDDGPSVSQSSASSFSQGPPSKPGTLNCVWANRSLSGSSQSSSSSHSKASPPLQSKNSLTELKRSVSETSSNRGDAFKVLPQKHGSGSGSLGLNNSYGRGQAAVQRQACLGQHKQQNSSFSKPLPSLTSRERSDQALSLRALNLQSVNKPVNLQGNSTSGAAAASARLSLRSGSGVSGIKMGSNKETRTYAGGQRCGLAAGDSGDQVKLREAKELLREAERDGKGGGKKLSSQNRSLNELSTGDSETSSSESEHDASLFPDSRPCLDASVTMSDTDLETDWRPTRSLLEHVFVTDVTANFITVTVKESLTSVGFFNSRNH; the protein is encoded by the exons ATGGAGGGGGTGACTGTGGGCCAGGTATTTGACGCGGAGTGCATCCTCAGCAAACGGCCCAGAAAG GGAAAGTTCGAGTATCTGGTCAAGTGGAGAGGCTGGTCGTCTAA GCACAACAGCTGGGAGCCCGAGGAGAATATTTTGGATCCACGGTTATTGGCGGCATTCCACAAGAG AGAACAAGAACGGGAGCTGCTGTTCCAAAAGAAAGGAAAGAGGCCAAGAGGGCGTCCACGGAAGATTCTG CCACCTGCACCAGCCTCCACAAAGAACAAccgttcttcctcctcctcttcctctggcCTTTCATCGTCCGCCTCATCCTCTTCTTCAGAGGATGAAGATCACACAAAGAAGGCAAAACCCAGTCCTCGCCTGCACCCGGTCCCACAGAAAAGACCCCAGATCCTGCTGGCCAAACCCGATCCATCCCGCAAGAAGAAGCGTGGGAGGAAGCCACTCCTCCCTGACCTGAGAGCTTTAAGACAGGCGAAGAGCAGGCCGACACCTTCACTACCTCCGCGCCACCACCATGTGCTCAAATTGCACCGGGACCTGCCGAGGGAGGATCCTCGGTCCAGTGTCAAGAAGCCCTTGCAGCCGGCCAGTTTCACCTACACCGGGCTGGGCCGGGCTTCCAGGGATGATGGGCCGTCCGTGTCCCAGAGTTCTGCCAGCTCATTCTCACAAGGGCCTCCTTCCAAACCTGGAACACTTAACTGCGTTTGGGCCAATCGTTCTTTATCCGGCTCATCTCAATCCTCATCATCCTCCCACAGCAAAGCCAGTCCACCCCTGCAGAGTAAGAACTCTCTGACTGAGCTGAAGCGCTCTGTCTCCGAGACGAGCAGCAACAGAGGAGACGCCTTCAAGGTGTTGCCTCAGAAACATGGTTCTGGCTCAGGTTCGTTGGGCTTGAATAACAGCTACGGAAGAGGCCAGGCGGCAGTCCAGCGTCAGGCTTGCCTGGGCCAACACAAACAGCAGAACTCCAGCTTTTCCAAACCATTACCCTCGCTAACCTCACGTGAGCGGAGCGACCAGGCGCTCAGCCTCAGAGCACTGAACCTGCAGAGTGTCAACAAACCCGTAAACCTTCAGGGAAACAGCACAAGCGGTGCTGCAGCAGCATCCGCCAGGCTAAGCTTAAGGAGCGGCAGCGGGGTCAGTGGCATCAAAATGGGGAGTAACAAAGAGACTCGAACCTACGCAGGCGGGCAGCGCTGTGGCCTGGCAGCAGGTGACAGCGGAGATCAGGTGAAACTGAGAGAAGCAAAGGAACTGTTACGCGAGGCTGAGCGAGACGGTAAAGGAGGCGGGAAGAAACTCAGCTCGCAAAATCGAAGCCTGAATGAGCTCAGCACCGGCGACTCCGAAACCAGCAGCAGCGAATCAGAACACGACGCCTCCCTCTTTCCCGACAGCAGGCCCTGCCTTGATGCCAGTGTAACCATGTCAGACACGGATCTAGAAACGGATTGGCGGCCGACCCGGAGCCTTTTGGAGCACGTGTTTGTCACAGACGTCACAGCTAACTTCATCACGGTGACAGTGAAGGAGTCGCTGACCAGCGTCGGTTTCTTCAATTCCAGAAATCACTGA
- the LOC117530430 gene encoding hydroxycarboxylic acid receptor 1-like isoform X1, whose amino-acid sequence MHFIFILHTQLKNHFAKMLIENSTTVTLNSTVPAPGGRGGCPPVGIQLEGVILPPVITIDVILGLLGNTVALWIFCFRLKAWNPNNMFLFNLVIADFLALVSLPLRIDALLKGHWVFGDVLCRLNLFLMFSNRTASIALMTVVAVYRYFKVVHPHHRFNRITRRQAVYVSMFVWVLVISPRIPMLAYSHIKGSGTNTQCFFFTSYKEASQAIIILVGMHRILTVFEFFIPMAMLLFCSIRISRFLKGRQMGNPKKIRKAMRVCIAIVTVFMVCFLPTTLTTIGLWVNRSYYPWDCKSFYILTQLTIVSLGLNFLNSALDPIVYIFSSAMFRKALCSALPRVLRCGKDAKADESSTSTSGTQSTSQHELKSMTADRGSEDLE is encoded by the exons ATGCATTTCATATTtattcttcacacccaattaaagAACCACTTTGCCAAGATGCTCATTGAAAACTCCACCACCGTGACCTTGAACTCCACCGTCCCGGCCCCTGGAGGTCGGGGCGGCTGTCCTCCAGTCGGGATTCAGCTGGAGGGCGTCATCCTCCCTCCGGTCATCACCATTGATGTCATCCTGGGGCTGCTGGGAAACACAGTTGCTTTGTGGATCTTCTGCTTCCGGCTGAAGGCCTGGAACCCCAACAACATGTTCCTCTTCAACCTGGTTATCGCTGATTTCCTGGCTCTAGTTAGTCTGCCGCTGAGGATTGATGCCTTGCTTAAGGGCCACTGGGTGTTTGGAGACGTCTTATGTCGGCTTAACCTCTTCCTGATGTTCTCTAACCGCACAGCCAGCATCGCCCTCATGACCGTGGTGGCGGTCTACCGATACTTCAAG GTGGTGCATCCTCATCACCGCTTCAACCGTATAACTCGGAGGCAGGCTGTGTATGTGTCCATGTTTGTCTGGGTGTTGGTGATCAGTCCACGGATTCCCATGTTGGCATACAGCCACATTAAGGGCAGCGGCACCAACACCCAGTGCTTCTTCTTCACTTCTTACAAAGAGGCATCACAGGCCATCATTATCCTGGTCGGTATGCACCGCATCCTGACGGTGTTTGAGTTTTTCATCCCGATGGCCATGCTGCTGTTCTGCTCCATCCGGATCTCTAGATTCCTGAAGGGTCGACAGATGGGCAATCCTAAGAAGATCCGAAAGGCCATGCGGGTGTGTATAGCCATTGTTACAGTGTTTATGGTGTGCTTTTTACCCACCACGCTGACCACCATCGGGCTGTGGGTAAACCGCTCATACTATCCGTGGGACTGCAAATCCTTCTACATTCTCACCCAGCTCACCATCGTGTCTTTGGGCCTGAACTTCCTGAACTCAGCATTAGATCCCATCGTTTACATTTTTTCCAGTGCCATGTTCAGGAAGGCCCTGTGCAGCGCTTTACCGCGCGTCCTTCGCTGTGGAAAGGACGCAAAGGCCGATGAATCCTCTACGTCGACATCTGGAACTCAGTCAACCTCGCAACATGAACTGAAATCCATGACGGCTGACAGAGGGAGTGAAGATCTAGAATAA
- the LOC117530430 gene encoding hydroxycarboxylic acid receptor 1-like isoform X2 encodes MLIENSTTVTLNSTVPAPGGRGGCPPVGIQLEGVILPPVITIDVILGLLGNTVALWIFCFRLKAWNPNNMFLFNLVIADFLALVSLPLRIDALLKGHWVFGDVLCRLNLFLMFSNRTASIALMTVVAVYRYFKVVHPHHRFNRITRRQAVYVSMFVWVLVISPRIPMLAYSHIKGSGTNTQCFFFTSYKEASQAIIILVGMHRILTVFEFFIPMAMLLFCSIRISRFLKGRQMGNPKKIRKAMRVCIAIVTVFMVCFLPTTLTTIGLWVNRSYYPWDCKSFYILTQLTIVSLGLNFLNSALDPIVYIFSSAMFRKALCSALPRVLRCGKDAKADESSTSTSGTQSTSQHELKSMTADRGSEDLE; translated from the exons ATGCTCATTGAAAACTCCACCACCGTGACCTTGAACTCCACCGTCCCGGCCCCTGGAGGTCGGGGCGGCTGTCCTCCAGTCGGGATTCAGCTGGAGGGCGTCATCCTCCCTCCGGTCATCACCATTGATGTCATCCTGGGGCTGCTGGGAAACACAGTTGCTTTGTGGATCTTCTGCTTCCGGCTGAAGGCCTGGAACCCCAACAACATGTTCCTCTTCAACCTGGTTATCGCTGATTTCCTGGCTCTAGTTAGTCTGCCGCTGAGGATTGATGCCTTGCTTAAGGGCCACTGGGTGTTTGGAGACGTCTTATGTCGGCTTAACCTCTTCCTGATGTTCTCTAACCGCACAGCCAGCATCGCCCTCATGACCGTGGTGGCGGTCTACCGATACTTCAAG GTGGTGCATCCTCATCACCGCTTCAACCGTATAACTCGGAGGCAGGCTGTGTATGTGTCCATGTTTGTCTGGGTGTTGGTGATCAGTCCACGGATTCCCATGTTGGCATACAGCCACATTAAGGGCAGCGGCACCAACACCCAGTGCTTCTTCTTCACTTCTTACAAAGAGGCATCACAGGCCATCATTATCCTGGTCGGTATGCACCGCATCCTGACGGTGTTTGAGTTTTTCATCCCGATGGCCATGCTGCTGTTCTGCTCCATCCGGATCTCTAGATTCCTGAAGGGTCGACAGATGGGCAATCCTAAGAAGATCCGAAAGGCCATGCGGGTGTGTATAGCCATTGTTACAGTGTTTATGGTGTGCTTTTTACCCACCACGCTGACCACCATCGGGCTGTGGGTAAACCGCTCATACTATCCGTGGGACTGCAAATCCTTCTACATTCTCACCCAGCTCACCATCGTGTCTTTGGGCCTGAACTTCCTGAACTCAGCATTAGATCCCATCGTTTACATTTTTTCCAGTGCCATGTTCAGGAAGGCCCTGTGCAGCGCTTTACCGCGCGTCCTTCGCTGTGGAAAGGACGCAAAGGCCGATGAATCCTCTACGTCGACATCTGGAACTCAGTCAACCTCGCAACATGAACTGAAATCCATGACGGCTGACAGAGGGAGTGAAGATCTAGAATAA